CTAAACCATGCACAATTGGTATAGTTTcccaatattttttaaatttattttccatatttgaaacaAAATCACGCATTACAGAATCATTAcgatattcaataaatttataaaacatattgAAAAGCAAAGGTAGAAACATCGTTGAAGTAGGGTAGTTAATGCCAGAAAATTTTTCGGTtgcttctttaaaaatttctaacAAAGAAACACATTTACTCAAAATAATCCAATCATCGTCATTTAGCATCAAACTTTCTACcgcaatattattataatatggaGTAACTAAATCTTGAAAACGTAATAAAGTATGAAGCAAGTGATATAAAGAATTCCATCTAGTATCAATTGGAAgaggaaattttttaaatttaattccgGTTGATTCGACTAGTGTTTTCCAGTCACGTCCAAATCTTCTTTCACGTAATAATTTCCCACATAATTTGAACTTTTCTATTACAGTGGACATTTGCTCATCACATGCACATTTAACACATAAGTTGATAATATGACACGCACATCTAACATGAAGCAAATTACCTTCTAAAATTGGTTTTAGTGaatctttaagatatttaattgCAAGAGTATTGGCACTCGCATTATCTAACGTTATcgacaatattttattttgtatgccATAAATTTTaacaacatttaaaacatatctAGCTATAGTGTATGCGTTGTGAGACGATTCTAAATGATCTAGCGCTAAAATTCTTTTTTGCATACTCCAACTTTCGTCAATCCAATGACATGTAACAacaagatatgattcatattttaaattagtccAAATATCAGTAGTCAAACTAACTCtacaagaaatatttgaaagatgcGATTTTAGTGTTTCTTTATATtctttataaatataaaaaaaatattttttaagtgtgtgcctagaaatattgtgaaaaccaggTTGAATAGTACTAGTAAATTCAACAAAACCTTCTTGTTCAGCTATTATAAAAGGTTGACAACATTTAGTAACATACTTTACGATAGCTTTCTTAGAAATTTCTTTTGTAATTGTGAAAGCTTTACAACTTGAAGGATTAATTTGTTGTTGTGTTAATTCCCTACCGAATGGTTGTAGCGTATCGGGGTCAAGTTTATGTATTTTAACTAAATGTTTTTTCAAAGTGCCGGTTCCACCGGAACCACCACCTGTTTCGTAAGAATACCTCGTTTTGCAAATTTTACAAACGGCAAAAGAGTTATTTGTACCTTGTTGTTCAATATCAAAGTGATCTCaaactttgcttcgctttgcacgggCCGTCGTCGTGCTCGTAGAAATTGTGTTGCTTGCTCGATTAGACGATGGCGTCCCTACATCTTTGTTGGGGAGTTCAATGGGTTCTTCATCCTCGTGGCCAGGTTCGACTTCATCAAAGTCGGGGATGTAGCCATAATGTTCACCAAAGTCGGGAGCGTATTCGCCACCGCCACCACCACCACGACGGTTTGAAGATGATGCCaatgaaattcaaaatatttatatgaGTAAATTACGAAatagtaaataaataacaataaaaataatacgaATTATAGATAAAATTATAACACAAATATTGAATATATTTATAGATATGATAGCAAAGAAATATATTGCTTGTAGGGAAatgaaagttgagagaaaattgatatatgaaatgaaaaaaatgactTGTATTTATAGGTGATTTTTGggggttaaaaaaaaatttatttgcaatttggccccCAATTTTGAGGAAAAAAACTGCAGATTTCAGTAGCAACGGCTACCGAAATCTGCAATCCAACGGCTGCATTTGCAGCCGTTGGACTGCTGCATTTGCAACCCAACGGCTGCAGATGTAGCCGTTGGGCAGCCATTGGGCCAACGGTTGCAAATGCAGCCGTTGGCCCAAATTgtatttcttattttttttaaaaaaaatttcaaaattcggGTTATGGGTCCGGTTCCGGGTCGGTTCCGGATACGGTCTGGAACCGACCCGGAACCGGTTGAACCGGTTCAGAATATGCTGAACCGGTTCAACCCACAAATTAACGGGTTGTACACGGTTTCGGGTCCGGTTCTCACATACCGGATCCGGTTCCGGGCTTATCAGACCGGTTCCGGTCGGTTCCGGGTCGAACCGGTCCGATAAGCATGCCTAATGGATACTATAACAGTCAGCTATTTTTTCTTAGCGCCAAATTAAGGAATTACAATCTaacaatttcttttttttttgtatggTAACAAAACTAAGCCCCAAACTCAAGAATGCATTACAACAATATAAACGAGATATGAGAAATGCAATGTATTTCATTAAGGTAATAAAATGACATTTTTACAAAGTAAAAACAATAAAAGTCTATTACACCTACTGAAAACTTGTAGTAATGCTTGAACTAGCTACTACTTCGACTACCTTATGTACTACCACAACCATCACCACCACCTCTGCTCTTGTAGTGATGTTGTTGAATGTTTCTCCTCATATCTTCCTCATCCTTTCTCTTGGCTTCATCATGTTTCTTCTTAGATTCTTTCTGCTTCCAGCATTTTCCCTATTTTTGCATCACCATGCTACATATAATCTAAAATTTCTTGCAACTAGCTATCAATGGTTGATCACAGATCTGGGCTTCAAGATTATTATGAGTTTGAGTGATTTGAACATAGAGAGTCATATAAGATATGTAGATGGGGCCTCTAACAGATCTAGGTTTCGGGCAATTAGGAATTTCTATCTCTTGAAGCGTCTCTTCTTTGTGTGCTTCTCCATGAACCACACTCTGAGTTGTTTCCATATTGAGTGGTGTAGATGCtagtaaaaattcaaaatccgAAATATATTTGACCACTTCAACAACAGAAGTTAAGGGCACATCGAGTAGGGTCCCCATCTGCATCTCTTCATGTGAGGTGGAGGCAAAAATGGCTTCAAGGGTATCTAGAacagaaaaaaaatcaaaagaatgaatgtgagaacccgaatttccagcatttCAGTAGCAATGCAAAATTTCCAGCAGAAGAtaatatttcagaagctggtatttttccagcagacatgtatttttccagcagacagaatccagcagcagaagagcgagaaagcagcagacagttactgattcagcttggacttgtaactgaagcatttaaaatGGAATCAAGGCTGTTAAATGCAGATTATGACCATTAATAGGGAGCCTAACAGTCAGATTTcggcctataaataacactctCGAGTCTCTGAaattggtgttacacaaatcttgagagtatcacttgaattttcgagctaagagagtgctgaTTTTCGAGTAGTAGAACCAGTAGCAAGAACAAGCAGATTTCAGACTTCTACCGAAACACTTTGAGCAAATtacagtaagtgggcttatgtataaatatcttgaaatccgttcgataattttgttttaaagttcagtttctgtatgacttctgatatatgattttgaagcactgaaactccctagtgaactagtggtaggaatatatattctaaacatttctgaattctgattctgattctgattctggcctcaccccttagaggagagaacatataggggactgatatcagtttagccatgaaattcactaacgtgttcagtgcttaccaattctgatttctgttatgaaataCGAGTTTTTCTGTATATTACTGTATTACGGTTTATGTATTAAAATGAtgttcgaaaactgggagttattcccgcccctgcttactgagtgacaatcatatcactcacccaccaaacccatctcagataagaacgaggaagagttgatagaagaagaggagcaacgtcagttttggggctggtgatgaagatCGTTGTTCTTAGTTCTGATTTATGTTTCTTTTGATTCCGATGCATCTGTTAAGATActgtaatatttggttttacatttccgctgtaaaacatttgtcattgagttgtaacagacaatgattattatgaataaaagactggtttctgaaattctgtacttctgaggcttgttgttttcgaatgtaatatttgagagcaacgccggtgtcaaccaacccccgtcccggggcgtgacattgaagtggtatcagagcgaaaccgggtttcataatctggggaggaggaactagaaataataagttcttATAGACTTCTGAGAATAAGTTCTGAAGGTTACTGAAATAGACTACCGAAAAATAAGCTACTGTAATAGACTACtaaaacgagtttaaaaaaaaaatcagtaggCCAAAACCAGTAGACGAAAAACAGTAGGATAAGACCAGTAGTCTGAAACCAGAACTAGTAGAAGGAGACCAGTAGATCTGAATGCAGAAGACTGGGTCAGTAGACTCGGAATGCAGCAGAAAATGCTGGAAAAGTAGCAGACTGAATGCAGTAGCATCAGAATTGCAGTAGCAAGCGAATTCCAGTAGGCGCATGCAGTAGACTTCGCAAAATGGTAtggaagttgaggtgtttttcgcgcaaacttcaaacggcaataacttttgatccaggaggaatttttactattaaaagtaggcgttggaaagctctcgacgaAGAGAACCTAACCTAGAACCACTTATCGTTCTAGCACCGCCGACGAACCCCAAAATCCATCGTTTAGATAGTGATATCATCATTTCtgtaaaattttccaaaaatttgcaaatttgaggaattttcatttcCAATTGGCTTACTATTTTTACACCAAACTTGGCACCATTCATGTTCTTGATGTCaaggatttttagtaaatttttcacGTAATTCTGAGACCGAAAATATTTGGGCTATTTCTTCTGTTAATTGTATAGGCATACTGATTCTGTTCATTCCAGTAATTGTCTATAGTTCGACTTGTATTCTTGATATCATTCCTGAACCTTTACCCTTATGTTTTTGGATGTAGGATATGGCTGACCAAATTAGCTACATTAAGAGCTTAGAGAAGAAGCTAGAAAAACTCAAGGAGAATAACTACTGCCTAAAGTTGGACAAAGATGAGTTAGAGCGTCGAGCAGAGCACTTAGAGGGTGATGTTCAACGTTATGCTCACTATCTGCATGAAGCAGAAGAGAGGAATAGAAAGACTCAAGAGGAGTTTGAGATATTCCAAGAGACTGTGGTAGAATTCATCGAGTTACGTGATACACTACTCGAGAAGATCCAAATACTCAAGGATCAAAATCACCAACTCGTGCACCAGCATAATCAGTATAGTGCGCAGACTAATGCTCAGATTCAAGAGTTGCAAGATATTGTTGAAGTTCTTAGCGACCAGAATGCGGTTCTGCATGGGCATATTGAACATCTCGAAGCAGTAATAGCCAACCATGAAGATGAACCCGAGGAGGAtcccgaagaagaagaagaggaagttgAAGAGGATCATATGAATTTAGATTTGGGAGAAGTGATAGATTAGAACATTAGTAGTAGTCCTGTGACACTTGTCCCATTTACATTTCTGTTTCAAAGTTCATTTGTAATTGCACTGTCTTGAAGAATCAATAAAAGATTATTTCTATCCAttggttcatatttaattttgaaGCAATTACTCAATCATTGTGATTCTTTTGTTTAGTCTTTATTCTGTCATCAACCTTAGAACTTTCATAATTGTAGGAAATGGACGGAAGACCAGTGAGAAACAACCGCAACCCTCGCTACAACAACCGTAACAACAACCGCAACGATGAGAatgaacaacaacaacaacaacaacaacaacaacaacagccACCAGCAGTTGGCCTCAGCCAAGTGGATTTAATGGCGATAGCCACGATTGTGGCAACCACGTTACAAGGGTTAGTGAACCCTAATGCTAAccagccaccaccaccacctccagctcaGAATGGGACTAAGCAACATTATGAGGCTCTCCGAAGAGCAAGAGTCCCTAACTTCgatggaagcaccgatccagagGTCGGACAAAATTGGATGAAAGAGGTGGAAAATCATCTTCGACTACTTGAGGTTCCCCAAAGGATCAGAGTAGAGGTGATTACACCTTTTCTTGTGGATAAAGCTgccaaatggtgggaaggagtctcaCCAGCTATGATAGAGGCGGGACCTATCACTTGGCAAAGGTTCCGAGAGGCATTTCTGAGGCAGTACTTTCCAACAGCAGTTCGAGTGCAGAAGCTGTCATAATTTGAAAGCTTGGTTCAAGAACCACACATGACAGTGGTGGAGTATTCGTCCAAGTTCCACTCGTTGGGAACTTACTCCCCAACCATCATGGGAGACGAAGCCTTGAAGATGCAtcgcttcaagaagggattgaacagccgtattcaatctgcccttgccgttatcgagcccaatagttttgatgaattgatgggagccgccatcagggctgaaaatgatattaagaggcgtgaaggcgagaacaaactcaaacgCCCTCAGCCAAGTCAGCACCAATCGGGCCAGCAATTCAAGAGGCCTAGGTTTGCAAGCAACCAATTTAGTGCTCCATCCAAAGGAACCACTTCTTCTCAATCAAACAAAGAAGGAGTCAAGTGCCAAACTTGCGGATTCACACACACTGGTGAATGTCGTAGGAATTCTGGAGCTTGTTTCCGTTGTGGGAAGATGGACCATCGCATTGCTCAATGTCCTATTCCAGATCCAAGGAATGGTCCAGCAGGTGGAACAACTCCAAATAAGCCTAAGGAGAACAAGCCCAATGCTCGAGTCTATGCTATCACTCAAGAAGAAGCGGACAACTCAAATGATGTCGTGGCCGGTACCATTCTAATCAATAATAtacctgcttatgtgttatttgattgtggtgctacgcattcattcatgtctaagagatttgccaaGAAGTTAGGAGCTAAGCCTGTTAACCTAGAAGAACCATATAGAGTAGCAACTCCTCCTaatcgaattttagaaactcGCACTCTATATCGGAATATGGGTATCCTCATAGAAGATCAGAATTTCAAGGCAAACCTGATTCAAATAAACATGGTGGAATTCGAcgtaattcttggaatggattggttagccaagaatcatACTTTAGTAGACTGTCATGGAAATACGGTAACTATCCAAGCTCCACACCAAGAGAAACTATTATTTCGTGGCAAGACCAAAGaacgaaag
The Primulina eburnea isolate SZY01 chromosome 5, ASM2296580v1, whole genome shotgun sequence genome window above contains:
- the LOC140831337 gene encoding uncharacterized protein, translating into MDHRIAQCPIPDPRNGPAGGTTPNKPKENKPNARVYAITQEEADNSNDVVAGTILINNIPAYRFAKKLGAKPVNLEEPYRVATPPNRILETRTLYRNMGILIEDQNFKANLIQINMVEFDVILGMDWLAKNHTLVDCHGNTVTIQAPHQEKLLFRGKTKERKTLLSASQTWKAMKSGEKVYLAMLSEVKKETALTLEEIPVVREFPDVFPEELPGELSDREFTIKASREKLEIKMGFSDQLNAN